A DNA window from Polyangium spumosum contains the following coding sequences:
- a CDS encoding polysaccharide biosynthesis/export family protein: MRRRDLLATLAFLLVACGGRPRPVDLPAPVSNATVGVGDVFEMRIVREDNLPTMFTVAPDGTVDLPYIKRVKVAGLEPQQIAEIVRKRLVEAEILTDPIVSVSIKEYNSKRVEVLGEVQRSGSLRFESGMTLLRAISLAGGFNQMAARDKVTIRRQVGDKTRAVTVSVEDIIDNAIPDVPLQAGDSINIPQRVW; this comes from the coding sequence ATGCGGAGGCGCGACCTCCTCGCGACGCTCGCGTTCCTGCTCGTCGCCTGTGGCGGACGCCCGCGCCCCGTGGATCTCCCGGCCCCCGTGAGCAACGCGACCGTGGGCGTGGGCGACGTCTTCGAGATGCGCATCGTGCGCGAGGACAACCTGCCCACGATGTTCACGGTCGCGCCCGACGGCACGGTCGATCTGCCCTACATCAAGCGCGTCAAGGTCGCGGGCCTCGAGCCGCAGCAGATCGCGGAGATCGTCCGCAAGCGGCTGGTCGAAGCAGAGATCCTGACCGACCCGATCGTGAGCGTGAGCATCAAGGAGTACAACTCCAAGCGCGTCGAGGTGCTCGGCGAGGTGCAGCGCTCGGGCTCCTTGCGCTTCGAGTCCGGCATGACGCTCCTCCGCGCGATCTCGCTCGCCGGCGGCTTCAACCAGATGGCCGCGCGTGACAAGGTCACGATCCGCCGTCAGGTCGGCGACAAGACGCGCGCCGTCACGGTGAGCGTCGAGGACATCATCGACAACGCGATCCCCGACGTCCCGCTCCAGGCAGGCGACTCGATCAACATCCCGCAGCGTGTGTGGTAG